The window gagctGCGGCTGGAGCCGGGCAGTGTGGGGCAACTGGGcctctggctggtgccatggagcaggcagccaAGGGTgttccctcctctcctgctggCTGCGCCTCAGACCTCAGCACGCAGCCCGTAAGAGCcgcaggggtggggctggcagagccctcagGGAACAGGgactgcaccctgagctacccccatcctgcaccccccagctacccccatcctgcaccctgagctacccccatcctgcaccccccagctaccccctgcctgcaccctgagctacccccatcctgcacccccccagctaccccctgcctgcaccctgagctacccccatcctgcacccccccccagctaccccctgcctgcaccctgagctacccccatcctgcacccctcccccagctaccccccgcctgcaccctgagctacccccatcctgcacccctcccccagctacccccatcctgcaccctgagctacccccatcctgcacccctcccccagttaccccctgcctgcaccctgagctacccccatcctgcacccctcccccagctacccccatcctgcaccctgagctacccccatcctgcacccccccagctaccccctgcctgcaccctgagctacccccatcctgcacccctcccccagctaccccctgcctgcaccctgagctacccccatcctgcacccccccagctaccccctgcctgcaccctgagctacccccatcctgcacccctcccccagctaccccctccctgcatcctgagctacccccatcctgcacccccccagctaccccctgcctgcaccctgagctacccccatcctgcacccctcccccagctaccccctgcctgcaccctgagctacccccatcctgcacccccccagctaccccctccctgcatcctgagctaccccatcctgcaccccccccagctaccccctgcctgcaccctgagctacccccatcctgcacccctcccccagctaccccctgcctgcaccctgagctacccccatcctgcacccctcccagctaccccctgcctgcatcctgagctgttctcaaactttttgagctgaccccccccccacacacacaccttttgagttataatttttggttgtgcctccctccctcctgtcccaccccatacaggctgggtggcctcctgaggtgagtcagggggtgaaggtggcgccagggctggctccaggcaccagcaaaccaagcacatgcttggggcggcacattttcagagGTGAcattccagccagcctttttttacgcttggggcggcaaaagcctagagctggccctgcatgggggacgcctggggccgctgcggtttGCGTCGGGGAGCAGCGCCTGCACCTTATGGCCGGGTGGGCTCCGAGCGCGGGATACTCGGGCagggcagccggggctgggcgaagcagtcgagctgcccaggggctgcggcagggcggccaggagcagcagcggggccagagAGGGGACCAGTGCCcggggcgctgccgtgcggggccgCGTCCCGCTTTCCGGGACTCCGCTCCCTCtgaggctgccctgccccagctcctcagccccctgccagggcGGTCCCGGGTCCCGGCTGGTCCTGGCtggggggaccctgggctgagagggcccgggagccccgctgcttaccccgaccctgccagtgctggaccggctggaggtgaggggggagcgggcagagtcagcactggtgggagggagcccagggttggggcagcagggggtgtgggtggggtgggggagagcccagcaggggggtgcaggtgaggtgtgggggagagccctggggcggcaggggggtgcagggggagcccagggctgggggcgggggcagccaaaaatttttttgcttggggcatcaaaaaacctagagccggccctgggtggcactccctccctggacccgCCATGTGGGGTTGGCTTGAGCcctgctggcccctgccccccaaaatagaagtcaTACTACGCCTATGCCTGAGGCTGCCCCCCCGGACCCCTGGGGCCCCCTTTCCCTGCTGGGCTCTGGAgtttttattgtgtgtgtgtgggggggaggggggagcggctactacatagttctgattgattccTGTTGAATATGAGCAATTTTAcaaggtgtcccatattcagaaTAGGgcaatatggtcaccctagctttaagtggtctcggtgccacttgatgggacagaacaccacacccaaggAGGTGTGCGGGTTACACATACTTTTAGTGGGGGCTGTGCGGGTACTCAACAACTATTAAATATACTCATCTCAATATGGGGAAAGCTGGGTCTTCTCACTCGGCAGCGTGACCACAGTGCCCTGTGATTTCACACCATTACAAGAGGTGCTTTGGGAATGAGGTCGCTAAGTCACTAGAAGAATGCAGTGCTTTGGGAATGATATTACGTTGCATCTCTTCAGTGCGTCTGTGGTGGTAGTGGGAGTACATGAACACTGTAGCTTAGAGCAGAGACCTCACTGGCCTCCCACCTCACCGCCTTAGGGTTTCTTTTCTGGTGCGCCGTTAAGGACAGACGTCCCTAACCAGACAAGTGGTTAATAGAGCCCTGATGGAATTTCAAATCAACGATGTTCAAGTGGGTTCAGAATTCCAGTTGTCGCTAGTGAAATCATCTTAGAGATTTGGAGGCTAAATACAAAAACAATGGGCCGCATTTGGTGCTGATTTACCACCTCTGCGACCCTACTGATTGCACAGTGTTAATCAATCCAGCATTTGTTCCAATGCTATAGGGAAGATTCCTGTTTTCCAGTCCCTCTGTCAGTGTTTCCTTGCCTGGAACTGAGTTTCCAGTTGCTGTAAATAAATTTGATCCTGTGTCTTAGATGCacattttcctcccttccccccccagtgaTTAAACAGTTATGACAACCAGGGAggaatttattttgcttttgccACAAGGTGTCATCTCTCTCTGTTGGTTGGGCCTGTTTTTCTTGTGCTGTGAAAGATATAAGACATGCCCAGAACCAGGGGCGGctttagcttttttgctgccccaagcacggcaggcaggctgccttcggcggcatgcctgcgggaggtccccggtcccgtggattcggcgtacctgccgccgaattgccactgaatccgcgggatcggcggacctcccgcaggcatgccagcaaaggttgcctgactgccgccctcgcagggaccaacAGGGTACCCcgtgcggcttgccgccccaggcacgcgcttggagtgctggtgcctggagccgccgctgcccagAACCTACCTGCAGTGCCTCCAAGAAAGTCTCCAAGAACCAGTTTGTATTTCTCCGTCTCTCCTGCAATCTTGAATGACTTGTACTTGGCAAACTGCGTGTTGTTTTCAAAGTCTTTGAGGTCAATGTGGAGTTCATGGTTTCCTGTTAAAAACAATGTGATCGTGAAACACAGTGCAAAAGCAGAATGTGCTCAATCTTTTTGCACCTGACTCAGCCCGATATTTGCAGTAGGGCTGGCGTTACCAAACTGACTTCTACCCTACAATGTCACTGGTCTAGTAGGACAGTGCCGCAGCATCCGACCCCCTGCTGAGAAGAGACAGCCTGATTTTCCATCGCTTTGCCCCTTCTGTAAccgtttacaccagtgcaagtcaGAACGAGAGCATTTCCCTTCATTTTTGCATTGCAGAGCAAAGAAGAGTCTGGCCCCGAGTATCCAGAGCCATCTCCTTCCCTGAAGTTCACTAGTGCCCCTGCGTGCTTCAGCCATCAGATGGCTGACAGCCTGTTTAAAGCCCTTTCTATGTTTTAAATGATCCAGCCTCTCCATTAGAGATACAGCGTTCTCTGCTTCAGCAGCTTTTCCCAGCAGGGTCGTCAAAAACCGGCTCAGTCCCCTTATCACTATTTTCACCATTGTTAGCGTGTCCCGCTGTTCCCTGCAAGGAGGAGGGATTAGACTGAAAAACTGCATCCGTGATCTCTTACCAAGGGATGTCAGCAGGTGGATATTGTCATTCCCCAGCCAGAATTCTGACAGCCGGCTGCCGAAACCTCTCTTGTATGAAGCCCAGTCACGGAAAAAATCCACGGAACCATCTACCCGTTTTTGGAAAACCtacagggaaaggagaggggctCATGCAGGAAACTGAAGAGCGGTGTCTGCCTTTAATAAAAGCTGGGTAAAAAAGGGCAAAaaagacccctccccccagtctccaAAGGTACATCAACTACTCAGGTGTAAATGGCTTCAATCCATTTCAGTCTCAGTTGAGTAATCGCTCAGCCCTTCTTGGGTAAATGTTCACCGTGAAGAATGGTACATCTAAATCCCCTATCCACAGCATTGAAAATATATCTGACAGAGTGAACGGTCACATGGTGgtgattgggggggtggggaacctAAGCAGCTGATTCCAATTAACCAATCCCCTCAGAGACTGCTGGGAGTAGGCGGGCTCTGGGCCTATATAACCCAGACCCAGCTAATCTCCGAGGAGGAGTGACAATGTGCAGGGCGAACGCTGAAGGAGAGCTACAGGGAAAACCACCTCAGAAAGGAGCAGCAGGAGAGGCAATTGCCTTTGGGGGAAAGGTACTAAGGCTGGGGAGAGCTGGGTACAGGCCGGGGAACTGCTTCCCTAGGAAACTTTGGACTAGCGTGAGCGGCAGGAGAACTTATGGGGAAAAGGGACTACGGCCTTTTGGTGTAGATGATGATAAACTAAATATTGATACAGCTCCTTCCAAGAACAGCTCCTATGTTTTCTCTGGCTTCCGCCCCCTCTGGTGGTCAGGCCACTATGGCCCACCAGGCAGTAGCTTAGTGGCAGTATTCAATAACAAGTCCTTTGCATCAGCTCTTACGAAAAGGGTGAATTAAACTAGTCTCTTCAAAATAATTTAAACCTAACCTCAGCGAAATCCATAGGAATGTCATTCAGTGTCATGGGCTATTGATTAGCTTGCAAAGAACCCACTTTCTCGCATCCTGGGACCGTCCTGCAGAACAAGCTTCTGTCTCTGATATTTGTGTACACGTTATTCTCACTTACAATCCATCCCCCACcatcggtgtccatgtcacacagcACGGTCATGGCATTACAGTCATGGGGGTAGATGGTGTACCAGCCACTCAGGGTGTTCCCTCTAGCTAACAGCTCCTTGCAGTTTTTTGCTCCTGGGCAGAAGCAGAATTTAAAATACTTATTAAAATTCAACATTATTGCAAGCTTTctagaacaaaaacacagataAAGAGACATCACAAAGCCCACTTTACTGGAactaaacctctgtgacagagccaggtaTTGAACTTGGATCTTCTAAGTGCCAGTCTAGTGTCTTAAGAACAAAACCAGCTGACGAAGAGCAGAAAAATCCTCAGTTCTCAACTGTCTGGGGGCCTGGGCATCAATCTATGCAACCATCCCATTGATCAGCGTGTTGTCTGTGTATTGTAGCTCTCACATTGGTACTGGCTTTATTAGTCTTCTCATACCttggtatcagagtagcagccgtgttagtctgtatccgcaaaaagaacaggagtacttgtggcaccttagagactaacaaatttattagagcataataatgtagtccacgaaagcttatgctctaataaatttgttagtctctaaggtgccacaagtcctcctgttctttttgctcatACCTTGGGTGAGTGCAATTACTGAAAACTCCACTCCGTGGTTTTAGCTCTGAAACTGAGGCAGGTTCTTTAAAGACAATATCCATTTCAAATGAGCTTTGCCATTGGGTATGTGTGTTTGTCATGGCCAGGGATTTGTGACAAACACCACGACCCCTACAACAGCGGTGGGAGAATCAAATGTGACTGCATTCTGAAGCGAGGTTCCATGTCCCCGGAGCAGAATGAACTGATTGAGCAGAAATTCCAGGAAACACTCACCTTTCTTACACTGGACGCTGTCCAGCTCTCGCTCTCCTGTGCAGGAAAATGAAATTAGAAAGGAGTGACTCGATAAACTGCTCATGGTGTCTAGCATAAAAATGCTTGTCAATTACGACTACGTGCCTCTGGGTTTGAGATGCACAAATAGTGGCATCTGTTTTAAGTTTGCTGGGTTTGTATTTTCATGAGCCATTATTCCTTGGTGGTTCTTTCATTGTCAACTGGATGATGCATTCCCACCAAGGGAGAGCAGTTGCAGACGCCTGCCCTCCTTAGATGAGAAGGGTGTCCTAGGATTAGGCAACAGCCAGGGTCAATTTTAGTCTGTGCACTTGTGGgaattctacacacacacaccggagTACCTTGAGGGTGCAAATAGCTTGCGGGTAAAAAGCTCatcctctttttgtttgtttgtttgtttctttctgctGGACCATGGAGCAGGCCAGCCATGAATGGGGAAGCAGGTTGCACCAGCCCTCCTCCACCTGGGACCCTCAGAATGTAGCATCCCCCCTGTGCACTAGGGAACATGGGCAGGGTGTTAGAAGAATTTAGATCTATTAATTGCTCTTTGTAATCCTTGGAGGTAAGGAGCTATAGGGGAGCAAAGggttgttattagtcatcccatCTCTTATAGAAGGATACTTCTTTATTTAAGCAGGAAACTGGCCTTTCTCTCAGGATTCACATGGGGATGGGAATTATGGGCTAACTGGATCATTTTAACTGAAACCCCTACTCAGAATGGTGTTGCCTCAAATTTGATTAATTTGTACGTTAGAAATATTCCTGGTACTTGAGTTCTGGCACTGGCCAAAAAGTCATCTGTGTGTAATTAGGGGAGTTGTTACAACACTTGGATGGCCACATGTTGACATGTTTGTTATGCTAAAAAATGTTTCACTCGGCAGGCTTCACTTCAGTTATGAATGTTACAGAAATAttgcggggggagggcggggaaggggaatCAGTTTGTTGTTTGTGTCCTATGCTTTTAAATACAGTTCTACTCTGAAGAGTGACCATGTACAAATGGCCCTTTCTGACTCTGTCAACACCTCAATAGATATTGTTCTGAATACACAAACTTCTTAAAATTGCTCTTTATTCATGTGACCACCTCTGTGGTAGAGGGTGTTAGACTCTTCTTCTGGTGCCACATCAACAGTACTGTTTACTAAACTCTGGTCACTTAGAATTGTGTAATCCCAACAAAATCAATAGGACAGCATAGACTTGATTAAGGGCACAACTTGAACACTATAGTATTCCCCAGGTATAAATGAAGGCACTTGTTACTGGTGGTGATGAACAAAAAGGGAAGAACCCAGCATGACTCTCAGATCTCAGGATGAGTTTGCAAGGctggtaagtgtgtgtgtgtgtgtggggggggaaccttttacttgtaaactaaTCAAATTTCCAATGGGACCCCACTGTGTTACTTCAAAGGAATTCCTTTTTAGCTCAGAGTTGCACTTTAAAGATGAAACTACCGGGGCTCTTGGTATGAAAGAGGGCAGAGGTTCTCACCTATTGTTCCGGGTGCTCCAGGAGATCCTTTATCACCTAAAGAAACAACACAGGGTCAAATCCTTGTGATACTTGGCGATGACACCCTAATCTGTGTAGGGCTTAAGCAATGCCTCGCTTTAAGGCATCCAAGCTTGGAAACATGGCCCCAGTGTATGACATGGATGTGCTATGAATGGAATTACTGAAGCAGAATCCTGCTGAAGTATCTTGCTGAATGTGTCCACCAGGAAGAATTTCAGAGGGCCCCTTCTGCCTGCCTAGGTGTTGATGTCAGTCTCCAAAGGCAGGACTTGGAAGTCCTGATAAGGCCTGGCACATGTGAAAATTGGGCCCATCCTGGACTCTACTAGCTGTCACAGTCCATCACCTTAGATAATGTGGCTTCATAAAACCAGACAAGAAGAATGATTTGAGCTCTCACCTTTTGGACCTGGGGGACCAGCAACACCTCTGTCCCCTGATAAGAGAATGAAAAGGATTAGCAGAGCTGCAGGCATCTCAGAGTTGTAAGCTCAGAGCTGAAGGCAAATCCTGTTCCCATGATCAAGACCTATGGCAAAGGTTTGGCTTAGGAGCTCACCGCATCCTCGCCAGGCCATGGAGTGTTCTCTGATCACTACTACAGCCTCCAATCAAGCTGCTGCTCCTTCTCCCAGCCTGGGGAATGGCCAGTGGTTCCACCACTCCATTGATCTGCTAGATCTACCCTCAATCTTGCCCTTGCCCACACTCTCCCTGTcctgtccccagggccggctctagcttttttgctgccccaagcagcaaaaaaaagcgccggcccctgagcccccccgccgagcgccgcgccgccggagctcgcccccgccccctgccgagcgccgccggaacccccctccagcgccgcgcccgcgccgcccccctgccgagcgccgcatGCCggaccccccccgagtgccgagccccgccagaacccccccccgagcccctcgctgcccccccgccgagtgctgcgccgccggagcccgcccccgccgagTGCCTCTGGAACGCCCCCCCGTGCCGCCAGAGCCCGCCGActgcatgtgcttgggtgcctggtgcctggagccggccctgcctgtccctACTCTCCCTCCCATAGCAGGAGATCCTCTGGAGCAGGGTTCCATGAGGCACAGGGCATTTATAGCCCTGTGTGGGTTCTTGGTATTCTGCCCCTGCTACCTGGGCAGAAAATTGCACCCGTTCATTTTTGTGCATGGCCCTTCATGGCTACAAAAGAGGGGCTGGGATTTAGCCACCTTGTACATTCGAaggagcataagaacggccatactgggtcagaccaaaggtccatctagcccagtatcctgtcttctgacagtggccaatgtcaggtgcccccaAAGGAGCACATACTCCTTGGAGAGAAGACACAAATGCTTTTAGGACAGAGGCTGTTATCTCTATCACCTTCCAAGAGCACAAGGTTTTCTACTGGTTACTTTACCTTTCAGCCCCTGTGGTCCTGCCTTCCCAGGGATTCCCTGTGTTCCCTGAACACCTACACAACACAGAGAAAGAGACTAAATATCTTACAAGACAAATGTTGACATAGTTTACTAAGACACGGAGTTTGTTTCTTCCACACATGTTACATTTGGGAGTTCCCTCTTTGTCCTCTGTCTTAAAGCCAGAGGATGTAGGAAGAAGTTGCTCTTACTGGAAACATTAATGAACTTGTTAAGCTATGTAAACTatgcccagataccatggtgatgggtgagaTAAAGAAATGAATGGAAATGCTAtatttgctatttatttatttatttatttatttatttggtcaAATGACTGCCTGAAAAATGCTCTGGCAGCAAATTTTTTGACTTCACAGCAACACTCCCACACAGTGGGAAGTTTGAGTAACCCTGAAGGTTTAATCTTGATGGGCTAAATTTCAAAATAGCTCACATCCAGCATTCCGGCCTTTAAAAACAAACGAAAAAACCCTCCCTCTTGGCCACTTAGTTCAATACCTTAGTGATAGCTGAGCTCTTTTGTAAATCTGACCCTATGAATATCTCAAAGATTTAGCAGCTAGCGGCTCCAATATTTATTGCCTAGATTGTCTTCTAGGTCCCACATGGTGGGGACAATACGCTAGACATGAATGATGTCCCCAAGAAACAAACAGCTCATTTCTCTATCCATGGCACCCCTTGTGTTTCCATTGTGAATTGCCAGTCAGGGGAAATGGACACTCTGAGAGCAGAGTTCTTTTAAGCTCATGTCTGTTGCAGAGTGAGTGTCTTACACTGTAATTGGGATAGTTAAGGCAATTATTCCTATGATGGGGGTATCTCCTCCAAGGACTGAACGCTTATTATTGTCTTTAGTGGCCTCAGTGGGCAGATCCATGCTAACTCTAGTGTGTTGGCTCAGGATCTCAAGGCTTCCATGACATGGATTATTACACCAGCTGGTTTGGGGGCTAAACTCCTGTTTACAGGCATGCTCTGGATGCTGTCTTTGGGATGGTGTTGGAAATGGAGGGTGACACCATTGAGGGTCAACATCGCACCTCCAGGGACTACTCCCATGCCACTTCTGGTGGTGTACTTCTGTGCATGGCCTGATATCAAAAGTTGATGGACCAAACGGGACTCTGTATTATTCAACTATGGGTCAACTCTGCCAGTGGCTTAGTGAGGAATGATAATCACTCTGTTGCCCAATCATTGACAGATTGTTG is drawn from Chrysemys picta bellii isolate R12L10 chromosome 18, ASM1138683v2, whole genome shotgun sequence and contains these coding sequences:
- the LOC101933997 gene encoding ficolin-2-like, with translation MGTATQQTLIALLSIAAVVAKAEDTCPEVRIVGLSGSDKLAVLQGCPGMAGAAGPKGDPGAAGLKGVQGTQGIPGKAGPQGLKGDRGVAGPPGPKGDKGSPGAPGTIGERELDSVQCKKGAKNCKELLARGNTLSGWYTIYPHDCNAMTVLCDMDTDGGGWIVFQKRVDGSVDFFRDWASYKRGFGSRLSEFWLGNDNIHLLTSLGNHELHIDLKDFENNTQFAKYKSFKIAGETEKYKLVLGDFLGGTAGDSLTSHKDMPFSTRDHDNDLGSNARNCAAIYKGGWWYKDCHWSNLNGLYLAGAHASFADGVNWRTGKGYNYSYKQSEMKFRPV